In Desulfovibrio inopinatus DSM 10711, the following are encoded in one genomic region:
- a CDS encoding tetratricopeptide repeat-containing diguanylate cyclase: protein MRRQAESLDASVVSLERTDIIRFEHALKDALSAFLPFKSYSLYLPQNLPPNLLRSFGPDCSIAAHHPDQRELLIPLVHQNELLAIFIARGVRLPAPKTMCRVLPQVASLWLDKLALHKTAITDELTGLLNPPALTRALEREISLVQDCILPTSSACMDPDAKSFSGSVGIVLFDLDHFATVTGGRQFEFSETLLQKAATALSQACPEGALPARLGDDVFALLLPGISTGQCRQVAESVREALSAVEAMDPHTEETVSLTASAGFAIYPQHLRGRQFTGSVREQARILIKKAQRTVTAAKELGRNRVLAFPDVVAEAGLVLETLPLSRLTINLGRHVDAVEGQRFLVWSPQYETNAEIRTPENVRLHGRYPTMIKAEILVMEVQDDIAFAEIVHLRSPEWPVEIGDRLLLASDTEHTLTDGSKPTTPQKDLVTGLYGLHDFLRNFARKREKQSTYSLMLMRLPEESPNRSDAPGHHCETQIRDLAELCRESFAEQPEMGRYSTSSLIIHVADKTPEEILPDILALCQRSAESLEINPVVGIAGYPFLHFNKADTLENCRKALDHAMLLTEPPKVAVFDSISLTVSADRLFTAGDVYEAIEEYKLALIADDTNILARNSLSACLTRVGRLEQAAAELAKVIAMDSKNAMALYNYGHTLRRIGETAQARKAFQKCLKTAPDSPAALYSLLRLGQMAEESRQFAVARKYYNRAAALPGGEGETVRHLARLSLAQNRIEEARELFHQALTHNPNDASSMHSLAKLYLDHGEDPAIAESLARQSVAVRPDKKQFWLELARALTVQDRHEEARTALDRADMI, encoded by the coding sequence ATGCGTAGACAGGCTGAATCTCTTGACGCTTCCGTCGTCTCTCTCGAACGGACAGATATTATCCGATTCGAGCATGCACTCAAAGATGCCCTGAGTGCCTTTTTACCGTTCAAATCCTACAGCCTCTACCTCCCTCAGAATCTTCCTCCAAACTTATTACGCTCTTTTGGCCCGGATTGTTCCATCGCCGCACACCATCCGGACCAACGAGAACTTCTTATCCCGTTGGTCCACCAGAATGAACTCCTCGCCATATTTATCGCTCGTGGTGTTCGTTTGCCGGCTCCGAAAACCATGTGTCGTGTTTTGCCACAAGTGGCGTCTTTGTGGCTGGACAAACTCGCGCTGCATAAAACGGCCATTACCGACGAACTTACCGGATTACTCAATCCTCCAGCGTTGACTCGTGCCCTCGAGCGTGAAATTTCCCTCGTACAGGACTGCATTTTACCAACATCATCCGCCTGCATGGATCCAGATGCGAAAAGCTTTTCCGGAAGTGTCGGCATTGTCCTGTTCGACTTGGACCATTTCGCGACCGTCACAGGCGGCCGACAATTTGAATTTAGCGAAACGCTTCTCCAAAAAGCCGCTACGGCGTTGTCCCAAGCATGCCCGGAAGGCGCCCTACCGGCCAGACTTGGCGACGATGTCTTCGCTCTGTTGCTTCCCGGAATCTCCACTGGTCAATGTCGCCAGGTTGCTGAGTCGGTACGCGAGGCCCTATCTGCCGTTGAAGCCATGGATCCGCACACCGAAGAAACGGTTTCCCTTACGGCCAGTGCTGGTTTTGCAATCTATCCACAACATCTGCGCGGTCGCCAGTTTACCGGCTCCGTTCGCGAACAAGCTCGTATTCTGATCAAAAAAGCCCAACGCACCGTTACAGCGGCTAAAGAACTGGGCAGAAACAGAGTTCTGGCGTTTCCCGATGTGGTCGCCGAAGCCGGACTCGTTTTAGAGACACTTCCTCTGTCGCGTCTGACCATCAACCTTGGTCGGCATGTTGATGCGGTCGAAGGCCAACGCTTTCTTGTCTGGAGTCCGCAATATGAGACCAACGCCGAAATTCGCACACCCGAGAATGTCCGCTTGCATGGTCGATACCCCACCATGATCAAAGCGGAAATTCTCGTGATGGAAGTACAGGATGATATCGCCTTTGCCGAGATCGTTCATTTGCGTTCTCCCGAGTGGCCTGTAGAAATTGGAGACCGCCTTCTGCTCGCCTCGGACACCGAACATACACTTACCGACGGGTCGAAACCGACCACCCCGCAAAAAGACCTTGTCACCGGTCTCTATGGACTCCATGACTTTTTGCGAAACTTCGCCCGCAAACGCGAAAAGCAATCGACGTATTCATTAATGCTCATGCGATTGCCGGAAGAATCCCCAAACCGTTCGGACGCTCCCGGCCATCATTGTGAAACCCAAATTCGCGATCTGGCTGAACTCTGCCGTGAATCTTTTGCCGAACAGCCGGAAATGGGTCGCTATAGCACCTCAAGTCTCATCATTCATGTTGCCGACAAAACTCCGGAAGAAATTTTACCCGATATTTTGGCACTGTGCCAACGCAGTGCAGAAAGCTTGGAAATCAATCCCGTCGTCGGCATAGCTGGCTATCCTTTTCTCCATTTCAATAAAGCGGACACCTTGGAGAATTGCCGCAAGGCTCTCGATCATGCAATGCTCTTGACCGAGCCCCCCAAAGTGGCCGTGTTCGACTCCATATCCCTCACTGTCAGCGCCGATCGTCTTTTTACCGCCGGTGATGTGTATGAAGCCATTGAAGAATACAAACTGGCATTGATTGCCGACGACACAAACATTCTGGCACGCAACTCGCTGTCTGCCTGTTTAACCAGAGTGGGACGTTTGGAACAGGCCGCCGCCGAACTCGCCAAAGTGATTGCCATGGATAGCAAAAATGCCATGGCTCTCTATAATTACGGCCATACCTTACGCCGCATCGGTGAAACCGCACAGGCCCGCAAAGCATTTCAAAAATGCCTCAAAACGGCACCGGATTCACCGGCCGCACTCTACAGTTTGCTCCGACTCGGCCAAATGGCTGAAGAATCGCGTCAATTCGCGGTCGCTCGCAAATATTACAATCGAGCCGCAGCACTCCCCGGTGGCGAAGGTGAAACCGTACGTCATCTCGCACGGCTGTCTCTTGCGCAAAATCGCATCGAAGAGGCCCGAGAACTGTTTCATCAGGCCCTCACCCACAATCCCAACGACGCCAGTTCCATGCACAGCCTGGCAAAGCTCTACCTTGATCACGGGGAAGACCCGGCGATTGCCGAATCTCTCGCACGGCAAAGCGTTGCTGTCCGCCCGGATAAAAAACAATTTTGGCTGGAACTTGCCCGCGCGCTCACCGTCCAGGACCGGCACGAAGAAGCCCGCACCGCCCTGGACCGCGCCGATATG
- a CDS encoding sigma-70 family RNA polymerase sigma factor — protein MKRGSTPDEQDNNDIHRTLAGDNAAFARLVIKYQDRIFHFILKHIRNRAIAEELTQEAFLDAYKALSTFAGRSRFSTWLMGIALNRSRNYVNRAPEMVYGHVDHETHPQNPSSTPTWSDIDTADFEAILRKGLTTLPNELREVFLLISIEGLSYQEAADIIDAPIGTVKNRMFRARTQLKDLFLQENFLP, from the coding sequence ATGAAACGCGGTAGCACACCAGACGAGCAAGACAACAACGATATCCATCGTACACTCGCTGGAGACAATGCCGCATTCGCTCGCCTTGTTATCAAATATCAAGATCGCATCTTCCATTTTATCCTGAAACATATACGCAATAGGGCTATTGCCGAAGAGTTGACACAGGAAGCCTTTCTCGACGCGTATAAAGCACTCTCGACCTTTGCCGGACGATCGCGTTTCAGTACATGGCTTATGGGTATTGCTCTCAACAGATCGCGGAATTATGTTAATCGTGCTCCGGAAATGGTCTATGGACATGTTGACCACGAAACCCACCCCCAGAATCCGTCCAGTACCCCAACCTGGTCGGATATCGATACTGCAGATTTTGAAGCTATCCTCCGCAAGGGTTTGACCACGCTTCCGAATGAATTGCGCGAAGTATTTCTATTGATAAGTATTGAAGGACTGTCGTATCAAGAAGCGGCCGATATCATTGATGCACCGATTGGGACGGTAAAAAACCGTATGTTTCGTGCGAGAACACAACTTAAGGATCTTTTTCTACAGGAGAACTTTCTCCCGTAA
- a CDS encoding nitroreductase family protein: MNSTVMDTIVSRRSIRKYTEEPVTDGEITTILEAGRAAPSGLNNQPWRFLVVRAGDVRQQRLAEKTKYAHIVEQAPLCLCVFLDKSTMYNRTKDCQSIGACLQNMLLAAHDLGLGAVWLGEIINQEPEVTKALGLDEEALELMAVLAVGHPATKGSSSRQPLSDLLLEPFTTTPTEAS, from the coding sequence ATGAATTCGACGGTTATGGACACCATTGTTTCGAGACGAAGCATACGGAAATATACGGAAGAACCCGTTACTGACGGGGAAATCACCACCATTCTCGAAGCCGGCAGGGCCGCTCCGAGCGGGCTGAACAATCAGCCATGGCGGTTTCTTGTCGTACGTGCCGGTGATGTTCGGCAGCAGCGTCTTGCCGAAAAGACAAAGTACGCGCACATTGTTGAACAAGCGCCGCTTTGTCTTTGTGTTTTTCTTGATAAATCGACCATGTATAATCGAACAAAAGACTGCCAATCCATAGGAGCTTGTCTCCAAAACATGCTGCTTGCCGCGCATGATCTTGGCCTTGGGGCTGTGTGGCTCGGCGAAATTATCAACCAGGAGCCCGAAGTGACCAAAGCGCTTGGGCTGGATGAGGAAGCTCTTGAGTTGATGGCAGTGTTGGCTGTCGGGCATCCCGCGACAAAGGGATCCAGCTCGCGTCAGCCGTTGTCCGATCTTTTGCTCGAACCGTTTACCACGACACCAACGGAGGCGTCATGA
- a CDS encoding MBL fold metallo-hydrolase has protein sequence MDVVVFPLGPLQTNSYLAISGDAAIAVDVGGDPGAMVSHLHSKQLSLTHIVLTHLHCDHIYGVRALSEATGASVLANTDDDYLLDLDIGRGGFMGLPMVSLFAHDPLVPGEASFLGMPCKVLATPGHTPGSVSLYFPDDRVCFSGDLLFHRSIGRTDFPGGSHEVLLNSVMTQIFTLPEETVVYSGHGPETTVGSEKKNNPFFGEFAF, from the coding sequence ATGGATGTTGTTGTTTTTCCTTTGGGACCACTCCAAACGAATTCGTATCTTGCCATTTCAGGAGATGCCGCGATTGCCGTGGACGTCGGCGGCGATCCTGGTGCGATGGTGTCCCATCTCCATTCCAAGCAGCTTTCGTTGACGCATATTGTGCTGACCCACCTGCATTGTGACCATATTTATGGTGTCAGAGCGTTGTCTGAAGCTACGGGTGCATCCGTGCTCGCCAATACGGATGATGACTATTTATTGGATCTTGATATCGGGCGAGGCGGGTTCATGGGGCTCCCCATGGTATCGCTTTTTGCCCATGATCCCCTTGTGCCGGGAGAGGCTTCGTTCTTGGGGATGCCGTGCAAAGTGCTTGCGACACCTGGCCATACGCCGGGAAGTGTCAGCCTGTATTTTCCGGATGATCGTGTGTGTTTTTCCGGGGACTTGTTATTCCATCGTTCTATTGGGCGTACGGATTTTCCGGGAGGGAGCCATGAAGTTCTGCTTAATTCGGTGATGACACAGATTTTTACTCTTCCCGAGGAAACCGTTGTCTATTCCGGACATGGCCCGGAAACCACAGTGGGATCGGAAAAAAAGAATAATCCGTTTTTTGGTGAATTTGCATTTTAA
- a CDS encoding flavodoxin family protein yields the protein MRCTLFAASPRAGGNSDRALDEFAQGVREAGGDCNALYLRKHRILPCVSCGVCEQTQGGPCPLAEKDDSAPLFDALLSSDFVFFASPIYFYHLPAHFKAFIDRGQRYYEAALANRSEMLALPSRRAAACLVAGRKKGERLFEGAALTLSFFLEPFRIRLEPQMGLRGIDASGDLASNPTDCAFIRETGYRLALQELSGKNGSSTMS from the coding sequence ATGCGGTGTACGCTTTTTGCGGCCAGCCCCCGTGCCGGGGGCAACAGCGACAGGGCGCTTGACGAATTTGCACAAGGTGTTCGTGAAGCCGGAGGAGATTGTAACGCCTTGTATTTACGCAAGCATCGCATTCTTCCGTGCGTATCATGTGGAGTGTGTGAGCAAACACAAGGTGGACCATGCCCTTTGGCTGAGAAAGACGACAGTGCGCCGCTTTTCGACGCCCTTTTGTCCAGTGATTTTGTTTTTTTTGCGTCGCCCATTTATTTTTATCACCTCCCGGCACACTTCAAAGCGTTCATTGATCGTGGACAACGGTACTATGAAGCGGCTTTGGCCAATCGTTCGGAAATGCTGGCACTGCCTTCACGCAGAGCTGCGGCATGTCTCGTTGCCGGACGAAAAAAAGGAGAGCGTTTGTTTGAGGGGGCGGCCTTGACGTTGTCGTTTTTTCTTGAACCGTTTCGTATTCGCTTGGAGCCGCAAATGGGTTTGCGCGGCATTGATGCTTCCGGCGATCTGGCTTCGAACCCCACCGACTGTGCGTTCATTCGCGAAACGGGGTATCGTCTTGCGCTTCAGGAGCTTTCGGGAAAAAATGGGTCCTCGACGATGTCATAA
- a CDS encoding anaerobic ribonucleoside-triphosphate reductase activating protein, translated as MTNTHAWSRVRGLEPVSLCDWPGNVVCVLFLGGCNCKCPHCHNADLAWRPSTLPITPRETVEHYIRARGAWLDGLVVTGGEPVMDSSIVDFIDDIGGLGLPIKLDSNGMHPEILETILSLGCVKKVSVDIKGPFEKYEELTGGSFGEEAAREHFAALFEMARRRPEAFHFRTTLVPELTDDDIRTVRTLLPSGCVLTTQQYIEPKGKETTACQSSS; from the coding sequence GTGACGAATACTCATGCGTGGTCCCGGGTGCGTGGCCTGGAACCGGTGAGTTTATGCGATTGGCCGGGAAACGTTGTCTGCGTGTTGTTTCTCGGGGGATGTAACTGCAAATGTCCACATTGTCATAATGCGGATTTAGCCTGGCGTCCCTCAACGTTGCCGATAACGCCACGTGAAACGGTGGAGCACTATATTCGTGCAAGAGGGGCCTGGCTTGACGGTTTGGTCGTGACAGGTGGCGAGCCCGTTATGGACTCCAGTATTGTCGATTTTATAGACGATATTGGCGGACTGGGGTTGCCGATCAAACTCGATTCGAATGGAATGCACCCTGAGATTCTTGAAACGATTCTGTCTTTGGGCTGCGTTAAAAAGGTCTCCGTTGATATCAAAGGTCCTTTTGAGAAATACGAAGAATTGACTGGTGGAAGCTTTGGAGAAGAGGCGGCACGAGAGCATTTTGCCGCTCTTTTCGAGATGGCACGTCGTCGGCCTGAGGCATTTCATTTTCGTACGACACTGGTTCCGGAGCTTACCGATGACGATATACGCACCGTGCGGACGCTGTTGCCGTCCGGATGCGTCTTGACCACACAGCAGTATATCGAGCCAAAAGGCAAGGAGACTACAGCATGCCAAAGCTCATCGTAA
- a CDS encoding ribonucleoside triphosphate reductase: MPKLIVKRDGCRETWSGDRIALAILKALKASGIHDPILSKRLARKVEMKLFDFDEVQQEQVQDMVEQVLMDSRLFHVAKRYIIYREKRRELREQKAAYLDISDTIDNYLSKADWRVSENANMCHSFQGLMLHLSGTVQARYALEKYPEEVRLAHQHGYFHLHDLSFGLAGYCAGWSLRDLLLEGFNMAGRSSSGPARHFDSALGQMVNFLGTLQNEWAGAQAFNNVDTYLAPFVRFDALSYDDVRQAMQKFVFNLNTTSRWGGQSPFTNLSFDLTPPKHVAKEAVIIGGVLQDVTYGEFSCEMEMINKAFLEVMAEGDYQGRIFSFPIPTYNITEDFPWDGEIGTRLLELTAKYGAPYFQNFINSDLKPEDVRSMCCRLQMDLRELRNKVGGLFGAGDLTGSIGVVTLNLPKLAYLAQGEEDFMDMIEEYADLAKDALEFKRKLISDNLERGMFPWSRRYLKNGFQGHFSTIGLVGGHEACLNLLGKGIETPAGIRFMRRTLDHLRDVTSRFQEETGHLYNLEATPAEGASYRLAKIDKALYADIQASGNGTPYYTNSTNLPVNGASNVFDALEHQNNLQPLYTGGTVFHTFLGEAVPDMEALKSFIIKALTKTKIPYLSITPTFSVCQDHGYIAGEHHFCPTCAAPAEVYTRIVGYYRPVSLWNKGKQAEYADRTVYEPIHDACMTSI; the protein is encoded by the coding sequence ATGCCAAAGCTCATCGTAAAACGTGACGGATGCCGTGAAACTTGGTCTGGAGATCGTATTGCTCTCGCCATTCTCAAGGCCTTGAAGGCAAGCGGTATTCACGATCCGATTCTCTCCAAGCGTTTGGCGCGCAAAGTTGAAATGAAATTATTCGATTTCGACGAAGTGCAGCAGGAGCAGGTCCAAGATATGGTCGAGCAGGTTCTCATGGATTCTCGACTTTTCCATGTGGCCAAGCGCTATATTATTTACCGGGAAAAGCGTCGGGAACTGCGCGAACAAAAAGCCGCCTATCTCGATATTTCCGACACGATCGACAATTATTTGAGTAAGGCTGATTGGCGCGTTTCCGAAAACGCCAATATGTGCCATTCCTTCCAGGGGCTTATGCTCCATCTGTCGGGAACGGTCCAGGCGCGCTACGCATTGGAAAAGTACCCTGAAGAAGTGCGCTTGGCTCATCAACACGGCTATTTTCACTTGCACGATTTATCGTTTGGGTTGGCCGGCTATTGTGCAGGCTGGAGTCTGCGCGATCTGCTGTTGGAAGGGTTCAACATGGCTGGTCGTTCCAGCTCCGGGCCGGCGCGGCACTTCGATTCTGCGTTAGGGCAGATGGTTAATTTTCTCGGTACGTTGCAAAACGAATGGGCCGGGGCCCAGGCGTTCAACAATGTGGATACCTATCTCGCACCGTTCGTGCGTTTCGATGCGTTGTCGTATGACGATGTGCGTCAGGCCATGCAGAAGTTCGTCTTCAATCTCAATACGACATCACGTTGGGGTGGACAAAGTCCATTCACGAATTTGAGTTTTGATTTGACGCCACCCAAGCACGTGGCCAAAGAAGCCGTTATTATCGGGGGCGTGCTGCAGGATGTGACGTATGGCGAATTTTCGTGCGAAATGGAGATGATCAACAAGGCGTTCCTTGAGGTCATGGCCGAAGGCGACTACCAAGGCCGTATTTTCTCCTTTCCCATCCCGACCTACAACATCACCGAAGACTTTCCTTGGGATGGCGAGATTGGAACGCGTCTTTTAGAACTGACAGCTAAGTATGGCGCACCGTATTTTCAGAATTTTATCAATTCCGACTTAAAGCCAGAAGATGTGCGGTCCATGTGCTGTCGTTTGCAAATGGATTTGCGTGAATTGCGCAATAAGGTTGGTGGCTTGTTCGGTGCCGGCGATCTCACCGGTTCCATCGGCGTCGTGACCCTCAATCTTCCCAAGCTCGCCTACCTTGCCCAAGGCGAGGAAGACTTTATGGATATGATTGAGGAGTATGCCGACCTGGCCAAAGATGCACTTGAGTTTAAACGCAAACTCATCAGTGACAACCTGGAACGGGGCATGTTCCCTTGGTCGCGCCGGTATCTTAAAAACGGCTTTCAAGGTCATTTTTCAACGATCGGGCTTGTTGGTGGCCACGAGGCTTGCCTCAATTTGTTAGGTAAAGGCATTGAAACGCCGGCTGGTATCCGTTTTATGCGGCGGACCCTGGATCATTTACGCGACGTAACAAGCCGATTTCAGGAAGAAACCGGACACCTCTACAATCTCGAAGCAACACCGGCCGAAGGGGCCAGCTATCGTTTGGCCAAGATTGATAAGGCGTTGTACGCCGACATTCAGGCGTCGGGGAATGGAACGCCGTATTATACGAATTCGACCAATTTACCGGTCAACGGCGCAAGCAATGTTTTCGATGCGTTGGAACACCAAAACAATCTTCAGCCGTTGTATACGGGAGGGACGGTGTTCCACACCTTCCTGGGCGAAGCCGTGCCCGACATGGAGGCACTCAAGTCGTTCATTATCAAGGCGCTGACAAAAACAAAGATTCCGTACCTTTCCATTACCCCAACATTTTCTGTTTGTCAGGATCATGGGTATATTGCCGGAGAACACCATTTCTGCCCGACCTGCGCGGCTCCGGCGGAAGTGTATACTCGCATTGTCGGATATTATCGGCCGGTTTCCTTGTGGAACAAGGGCAAACAAGCCGAGTATGCTGATCGCACGGTCTATGAACCGATTCATGATGCCTGCATGACATCCATTTAA
- a CDS encoding MFS transporter produces the protein MEGRHHENLNKDELSLELKNEPVVTPAFLTLCAMVFLALCNNTVFYNFHLYLVDIGFTGKQAGLLVGMYSLAAMTMYALFSQRITRKNAAICMSSGMIMVMGCGFLYLIATSFSSLLAVRIANGIGGFLLMASATVLLVAIIPPQRTGQAFSLYSVFLLLPYAAMPPLSGAIVHLLPSPVWLYPVSTLGLLPALLCVPYLRKKAQRNQEAGSDAKRTEHPVSFRQAVHGGVLVLLTVNFVYFLSFSGMFFLFKGLAVKRAYTDAGLFFTVEMMVMIGIRLVVGRLFDRISSVVLVSGAFVITAVAFWVLQSQPEQRWLLVTAALFGLGMGFAVPPLNSMMYRISAPEHRGFNVNMMMLTVHLGTFFGPFLGAWAIETLGYDSFLHIASVVMVSTAVFYLLLNPRRYLQ, from the coding sequence ATGGAGGGGCGGCATCATGAGAATCTTAATAAAGATGAACTATCGTTAGAATTGAAGAATGAACCTGTGGTAACACCTGCGTTTTTGACGTTGTGTGCCATGGTCTTTCTTGCATTATGCAATAACACTGTCTTTTATAATTTCCATCTGTATCTTGTAGATATTGGATTTACGGGAAAGCAAGCTGGATTGCTTGTTGGCATGTATTCCCTTGCCGCGATGACCATGTATGCATTGTTTTCTCAGCGTATAACACGAAAAAATGCGGCAATATGCATGTCTTCCGGTATGATTATGGTGATGGGATGTGGGTTCTTATATCTTATCGCCACGTCGTTTTCTTCTCTTCTCGCTGTTCGTATTGCCAATGGAATTGGTGGATTTTTGTTGATGGCGTCGGCGACTGTGCTGCTCGTCGCCATTATTCCGCCACAACGAACAGGGCAAGCGTTTAGTTTATATTCTGTATTCTTATTGCTTCCGTATGCCGCAATGCCACCGTTGTCCGGAGCCATTGTGCATCTTCTCCCGTCTCCGGTGTGGTTGTACCCGGTGTCTACCCTTGGCCTTCTTCCCGCATTGCTCTGTGTGCCATATCTGCGAAAAAAAGCGCAACGGAATCAGGAAGCTGGGTCGGATGCGAAGCGTACGGAGCATCCCGTTTCTTTTCGGCAAGCTGTTCATGGTGGGGTGTTGGTCCTGCTTACCGTGAATTTTGTTTATTTTTTGAGTTTTTCCGGCATGTTCTTTCTGTTTAAGGGGCTTGCCGTCAAGCGTGCCTACACCGACGCCGGATTGTTCTTTACGGTAGAGATGATGGTGATGATTGGTATCCGTCTTGTTGTTGGCCGATTGTTTGACCGGATATCCTCGGTTGTCCTGGTTTCCGGTGCTTTTGTCATCACTGCCGTGGCGTTTTGGGTTTTGCAGAGTCAGCCGGAACAACGTTGGCTGTTGGTGACGGCAGCGTTGTTCGGTTTGGGAATGGGGTTTGCCGTACCTCCCTTGAATTCGATGATGTATCGTATTTCGGCACCCGAACACCGCGGCTTTAATGTGAATATGATGATGTTGACCGTGCATCTGGGTACATTCTTCGGGCCGTTTCTTGGTGCGTGGGCTATTGAAACACTCGGGTATGACAGCTTTCTCCATATCGCCAGTGTTGTCATGGTGAGTACGGCTGTTTTCTATCTCCTGCTCAATCCGCGACGATATCTTCAATGA